In Solanum lycopersicum chromosome 3, SLM_r2.1, the genomic stretch TATACGTTGCTTGCAACTTTTACTTgtcaatttatcataaattatttgtttcgtttctatattatataatttaaaaatatctgTCATATAATATTGTAAGTgatcttaaaattttatagtaggatgaaattgttaatatttttttagaaaagtatTTAAAATCCTTCTAAACTGGGTGAGAATTTTGGTATGTGTATGTAATTTCAGTTAGTCAagtaaatgattatttttaaggTTGTTAATTTAACGATAAAACTAATAATCAGTATcgaatttaaaagtatttttaatatttcttttcttttcttttttagtctaTGTTGGAGTTATACGCgaaacaaaatttaaagaactAACAGAATTGTTTTATGATTGATATTGTAAGTTCgtcttgatgttttttttttaatgatcatTGTGTTTGAGTCAGTTTTTGTGCATTCCAACTAACTTAATAGGAGATCCGCCTTCCATTAGCCATAATCGGTAACTTCGATcatcaaaactaaaacaaatagaaAGTATCACCTGATACTTTTATCTCcattaatatttaaatctaAAACATCATGACTCTTAATCACTTAATCCCGCTATATAATGTTTTCTTTCATCAATATCATGAATTGCtttcatcaaatattaagaatttctcatcatcttttatataaAACATGATATATATGGTGTTGCTAACTTTAACAAGTAAACAATAGGATGTGGACTTCTCGTTTCGgcaaatttttataattattcaacTAAAAATTATTGCTACTTACTAGTACTATAAAAGTACCTTTTTGTTCTTTGGAAGATGCTTCTACTTATTTTGTCCTTTGTATCTGAAGACGAAGAAAAAGATGGGAATTGACATTTCTCTGGAAGTCTCATTctgaaaagaatttttttggtGGAGTGTACTTTTTAAAACAGAAACTATGCAATCcgtgttattttttaatacatcaAATCATATACAACATAAGAAATAATCTCAACATTAATTAATACAAGCATTATTAATGTACTATATTCAACACTGTTCTTATACACGTTACTAAACGATCCTAGTTCATTCCCTCATCACCTGTTATGACAACTCAATTTTTTAGTAAACCGAGTAGAGGAACGACAAACTAAAGACATCAATCTGCAGATAACCTTTTGTTCTGAAACTAGATCCATTGCCCAAATATTTATGTACAAAGGGATGCAATTCGAGTTACTTGAGTTTTGGTATACAAATATCATTCCCTTTTGAATATATCACCATTTACGCTCCAGCAAAATTGCTAAAATGTTCTGGCTACAGAGTTTGTACAAAGATTTCAAAGAACAATGACTGGCAtatgaacaaaaacaaaagggAAAACTCAAATGTTATAATCATCTATGATCATGCGAAAGCGACGCTAGTGAGGATTGGATCAGGTTTTGCATCCTATCCCTCAAACTGGATATCGTATTTACCAATGGTTCAGACGATCCCACCCCATCTCTAAAGGAGGGGTTGCtgtcatgttgttgttgtatttgcCTCTCCAAATACTTTGTGAGACAAGCACCTGCTATGTTGATTAAGCTAAGAGAAGGATTTGAATGCATAAGCTTGGTAACAAGAAATCCTGCTAAAACCTGCTGCCCTGACCTCACAAGCTCCGAGACGAAGCAGGGAAAGATCAGTCTTGGGAAAAgatcaatataatattttgaaatactcTCACTTTCTGCAGATTCACCACATCCGGAACTTGATAACTGGGACTCTTGGCACTGTCGAGAGAAGTTCCCCACCATAAAGCAAATATAAGAGAATGTGGTACCATATGAAGATTTGGTGATGATAGTTGATATGACTCCAGAAGATAAAATGAGAAGTAAAAATTCAAGATCCACGCCAATTTTGTCAGATATGCCTTCTTGTTTCAGCTTCTGCTCGACAGATTCCAAGCACTGCAACTGCATTACTTCGTATGGCAACAAGAGCATCAACTTAAGGGCTAGAAAGCAATCTATTTCAACTGCAATCTGGCTCAAACCTTGAGCACTCTCTTCGTCTAGTAATACTTCGCCTGGCTTTGCCACTGATTTGTCTAGCAATTTCAACATTTTGTTGTATTGGGATATAGTTAGTAGTTTTCTGAATATCTCCATCCAACAGACATGAAGAGGATGAACTGAAAGTTTAGCACCCTTCTTTGGTTCTTCTTCATTCGGTTCTTGGAAGCTTTCCCATCCCTCATCCCAATCATCATTACCCCAACTGTTTCCACCATCAGATACCTCACCAGAATCCTTTTCCATTTCTTCCCTACTAAAGTGCCCCTCCCATTCTCGGAGCATAGCTAATAATGCGTCAACATGGGATTCAGATTCAGCAAATTTAGATACTCCAAGGAAGCAAGACACGGTAGATTCCACAGTTGAAAGATCTTCTGGTCTGATCTCTATGTTGGGAGAAATAGTGGAGACCAGCTGTGTAGATTTTAGAGCAATCAAGGTATTTGTGAACTTATTAGATGTATCTATCTTATTTGAAATCCCATCAGTGGCAGTGTTCTCACAGTTTGCAGTTACATTATGCGTATTATCCCAACCTTCCCAAGAATGAACTTCCACCTGTAGCTTGGACGAAAATCTTTTGCTGCTTTTATCAGTAGCTGCAATAAGTTGCATAAGCTCCAGTATGTAAACTCGAACATGGTTGGGAAGCTGAAAGTTCTCAGAGAACTCTTCCAATCTCTCCCAAACTGCCTGTCTAACACTCTGCAGATTATCCAAGTCACCATCTAATTTACTCAAAGATGACAAGTAACAGTGTAGACACTGATGCTCACAGGATTCGTCAGTCAACTCCTGCAAGATGGTCTTCAAGATACTAAGATAGAGATATCGAAGATTCTGGATGCTGGCAGCTTCTTTTTTTAAGTCGGTCAGCGATCCAGCTTCATGTGGGAAGTGAGTCATGACTTCATCATACACAACTGCAACGGCTCCAAAGCCACAACCAGCATAAACCATCGCTCTGAAGAAATTGAACATTTCAGCAGCGACATCACCAACAAGAACATAGCCTACATAGTCAATAACTGTAGCCCACCCCTGACTAGATGAAACTTTTTCCCCAGCAACTAGACGTGCAAAAACTTTCAGACACATCATTATACATTCTAAGCACAATCTTTCTTCTGAATTCTCAAGGACTGCAACTTCATGCATGTCATTCAACATTCTGAGCCAAGTATCCACAAGCATGGCAAGGCACACCTGCCAACCTGAGCCACAGGGAAGAGACTTGAAAGATCCTTCAGCAGGTAGTATGATGGCCAAGAATCGTTTCAGAATGTCCAGACGAGCAGGATTTGGGACAAATTTTAAGTATTTGCAGCAGGTATTGTAAGTCTGCTCAATCTCACTGATTAAGCAATGAAGACTTTCAGAGCTTTGAATATCGACCCCCGGTTCAGCTTTAGCTTCCAACTTTGTCAACAAACTTAAAACATGATGTTTATATACATGCTGCCAAGACAAGAGACCATCAGGCACAGGACCATCACGAAGAAGGTTCTTGACCATGTTTGCCAATGCCTCAACATTGTTTTCATTGATGTGAGCAGAAATTTCACTGTTGAAGCAATCCAAGTTCAAAACTTGAATTCCAGCAACATTTTTGAAGTTCAGATCCTCGATACAGGACACACTGAAACATTCTTCTTCAGCAATCTTGGAAAAACGAGCAATATGAATAGAATGAGGATGTATTGGATCCTTTTGTTCATCTTGCTGCAAGTAGCAGTCAGAGAGCAGGCCATATATTAGAGAAAGCCTCTGCTTATCATGTCCATCAACTGCGGGGTAGATCGACGAGGAAATACATTTTATTGTTTCTGCAGCACAAGCAAGAAGTTCTTCTCTGTGATTTGACACTTCATTTCTAACATCATCAGTGCTCCAAGTGTCAGAAACAAAGATAGATCTCAGATAATGCATCAGCACCTAAATAAGAGAGGAGCAGTGGGAGAAACAGTAAGTTATGCGGAATTTGTAATACAGGGATTAATAAAGCAGGGTTTATAATGTGGAGCTTTTGTCGACTGTTAGGCTTATTGTATTGAAAGTTGGATATACGATGGATGGCTTTTTTTTTAAACCTATATGATGTATCACTTAAAACTTGCGTTTGATTTAATATTGTATAATATTTGGTTTTCTATTTAACCCTTGTACTTCTGTATgacttttttctttcatttatggTTAGATAATTCTGCATTGCACCAGGAGTGACAATCAACACCAGTGGTCTAGAATTCCCATATTCCATATATCCTATTGTATAAAATTGTCCTGTAAAACAAATTATTCTATAAAAagactttaattaatttttaattctaaaaaaatggCTAAAATTAAAAGGGTAATGAATTACATTTTAAGATCTTTATTCAAAAATAGATCAGCAAAAGCCAAAAAGTACGGTGAATAAGAAAGAAAGTGAAGCGGCAATGCATTTGTCTGCAGTGAAACACTGAAACTAACCATGGCATTGGATAACCAAGAATGGAGTATTTTGATTGTCAGATCAAATAATCCAACTTTAGCTTAATCAACTTTAGCATGTGGTAGCTGTTGATTAAGCTTAAGTTTAGcacaattttcctttttattttggtTCTTTTTTCCAGAAGTATGTTTTTCTCTGAAGAAGAACAGTGTGCTCTGGAAAAATGAGTACAATAACATCAAGGTATTTGCCTTTATATATGGTTTATCCCAGTTTAGTTAATCCAAGTACTAGTTATTCCATCCTGTATAAAATAATACAGAAATTATCGTATAAGCTATTTAAGTATTATCTATATTGAAAATGGTAACCAGACATTGAAGAACCTAATACAGGTTTTTATACTGACTATTTTTGCTGATACCCAAAACCAAATGTGACCCCTTAGTTCTCTAGCATCTTAGAACTTGTAATTTCATTATCTCATTTACGAATATGTTCAAGAACAGTGCATACCTTGTTGCAATCTAAGCTATAAGTATTGGCCAACTTCAGTACATCCTTCACACTCTGTTTCTTCTCTGGGGTCATGGACTCGATAAATGATAAAACAACATTCTCTCTGTAGTCCATGTCCCCAGATAAGAAGCGAGAAGCTTCAACACCAGGGAGAATTTGTTCTAAGCTCCTTGAACTGTCTGCATTGCGCTTTTGCTCTTCTAGCTTCAGTTTCCATTCTCTCCAAAATGTAGATTGTGCTTGGTCTATTTGTTCTTTTTCATCTGAATTAGAAGACGACATTTGGATAGCAATAAGAAAAATGAACATGCCAAGAAAAAACAGAAAGTTCTCCACCTAcagtaaaaaataatagatcTATAGGTCAAAGTTAACAAAATCACCTGAGCAGATCAGTTTATGTTTCTGCTGGAACTTTGTCAGAAGCAAGTCCCTCCTTTGTGCAGGGTCCTCACACTTGATTCCACAATTGTGCAACAAACTGTAGATCATCCCAACATTCATTATGCTGGTTATTTCATTGTAATTCTCTCTTGTTATCAAGTTTCTTTCAATTATATCCACCCCTGAAAAGGCATCGGCAAGATTTAATAAGAAAGAGCATCCTAGGATGTCTTCCTCCTCAGAGACAGGCGACTCCATAATGGACTTAGCAACACAGGAAATCAAACTGTCCTTTGGGGAAAAACCATTCCTTGCCAACCAGGACAAGATAGTCATCACTGCCTGTGCTCTTAGACTGACATATCGATTCCCTGAAAATAAGCTggatttgaatttcttattcttttctGCTTCTTGACTCAGTTCAAGTAACCATGGAAGATACACAGCAGCAAATGACAATAGTTTTCCATTTTCTCTCAAGATGGACGGAATGGTCCAATCACCATCCACCTGTACATCTTTGGCTACCTGAAAGAGTACATTTTCAATCTGCTTAAGTTGTGCTTCCTGGTCAGAACACTCCTTTAAGTCTGTTTTATCTGGCGTACAAGGTGGTTTATAGGACATAGTTGAGTCCTGAACTAAGGCATTTTCAGGTTCTGTCCCAGTCAACACCATTAAAGATTCACATTGATCTTGCATATCCAGATCTTTCCATGCATGTAGTAACTCAGCAATTGATTCCCCATCACAGTGGCTCAAAGCAAAACCTAACAGCTGTTTTCTGGAAGAAATATCCATGTTCTCAAGGGCAGGACCTCTTGCCAGTGCTGCACATAAGTCCCAGACCGAACCATGCCCTTTTTTGGCCAAAACAAGACATAGATCAAAAGCCAGTTGGAGATCTCCAACTACTGCAGCTTCTCTTGCAATAGCTTCTTGTACAGCTGATATGTCGTCGTACGAGCTTAACCCAAGAAGTTTGGCTAGTTCAATAATCTCATCGACATTCAGATAAGCTCCACCTTGACTTGTAACAACCAACCTAACTATTTCCATCGGATCTTTAATTTGCCTGAATTGCATTGGCAACAAGGTGACACCAAGGTTGGGAAGTTTAACAGTTACAGCATCAATTATATCAGCCTCCACCCTCACATTTCTGCTAGTTGGAAGGATATTCAAGCATTCTTTAGCCTTCCAAATCTGCAGAATTCAGCAGCATAATACATTGTCATTTCAATTTACATTGGACTACTTTCGAAGAATATGTGCAACCAGTGAAAAGCATTAGTTCCTGGAACATACTTTGGACACACTTTAACTAAATCAAGAAtgcatctttattttttattagaacaACAATATTTTGGCCAGCTTGTGTGCACCTTGACTATATCATCGGGTACCTGCTACCTCCCACCAACACAGTTACCAAGTAACTCTGCACAACAAAGCTTAGTCAAATAGGAAAAATCATCTAGTTTTTTTTGTCTCTGCTAGTCTGATAGAATTTGAACCTTGGTCTCCAAGGTTAATATACGCTACATTGACCACTAAGCCACACACTtgcctttttttaaataaccaGAACAGGGCATACTAAAAAGGAATAAGGTACTTAGTCAGACCCTTGCATGTTTATTGACTAGTTGAAGATCTAGTCTGAACAAGTATGCTTAAAGTCAATACAGACAGTAGAGCACCCTTTTGAATGCTTTACAGGGGAGGGGAGTGCGAAATTTGAGGTTTGGCAGACCAAATACAACATCCTTCTCTCATGTAACAAGACAAAAACAAGCAAGCATGTCCTTCGTTGTCATTAAGGAAAAACAGGTTTCATTAAAGACAAAAAGGCAAAGGTATCCATCAAAGGTGCCATCAATTTCATTCAATCCAAACATCACTTCTAAGGATATAGTGCACCTCCATAACATTTTCAGATTCTAGCACAACCATATCCCTAGAAGTTGATTCTAAATAATTCTTTGATATCGGTCAGTGAAACAACATGCTCTCCAGATACACCAAAAGCTACTGCCACATTTTTTAGCAAAATGAACAATGTTAGAAGcgatctgttttttttttccgaaGTGGCAACATTAGAAGAGATTTATTTGTTTCACTAATTCACTAGAACATGATACACACAATCAGCAGTAAGAGAAGTCTCAGATCAGGACTTGTTTCAATATCCTTTGGAAGAGTGGAACATCAGGCAGAATGAATAGCAAGTTCAGGGTGCAGGTTTTAGCTTTTGAGCAAGACAACTCATCAACGAGTAGAGACTTCTACAGTCTTTGCAACTTTAATATAAAGATCATATAATCACTCCTATGCTAGTATTAGATTAAATGAACTTACTTCAGAACTAGAAAGACTAGACGCTGAGAAGAAATATTCTCTGGCAGCTTGAATAACAAGGTTTTCTGCTTTATCATTTGCCAACGACACTGAACCCACACCTTTCAAATAATTCCTCGCAAGTGAAAATTTTCCTGCTTTCAGCAATCCCCTGCAGAACTCCATCAAGACATACTCAAGATCTATGAAGCTAAATGCTTTCTCTTGCAAAGACTGCAAGTCAAGCCACATGTTTGTCCAATCATTATCTGATCGTCCAGGCTGTCggcgaacaaatttggataaAATGAGACGAATTATCTGCTTTACACCCTTTTCATCAGAATATGCCTCCTGGAAAAAGCTGATAGGCTTTGGGACCTGAGAATTACAGGACAATAGTTGGAAACTATTATTACACAGGTTGTGACAAAAATCAAAGAAGGATTCACTACCACAATCAGTAGTCAATACTACAAGTTACAACATGATCCATTTGTAAGTTACTAGTTTCTTGCCACGTGTCTTGCATTTGCCGAATAATACAGTATTCGAGTTTGTAAAGTAACACCAATATACAAAATTAACGCTTTGATTAGATAATTATACATGAAAAACTTGAGTACATGTGATAAGTGAGACTCGTCATCACTTGTTTGTCGATGCCAAGATGATTGATATTGAggtcatgataaattttttgagcTCATTACCAATATACAATGTTGCTACCCCTGGTAAATTCCTCACAACACCTTCTGGTTGCTGGATATTTAATACAGTActttttaaagattaaaaaaataaattggaacttcataaatatgaaaattttattgtgCACACAGCAAATCAGTCGTCACGTGGAACTCATCATTGACATTTTGTACAACAACGAGGAGGTTTTTGATATGAAGCTTATCGGATATTAGGTAACTTTTGCTTTTATGTTTGTCCACCTGCTGGTTTTTATATTCCATTGTTTCCCTTCGCAAAAATCAGTGTTCATAACAGTGCTTTGTATGTCCTTCAGTGTGTAAACagtattttttcattttgacaAGTTTTCTTAAACAATTGGACAACTAGATTTATAAGATGACTTGAGATGCAGCTATTTGGTCCGTAACTAACGGAAAATTAATGTGAAGGGCTTCATTTGATATTGCAACTTCCACAGATTTGTCTGTAAAAGGCAAATTTAAAGtgtctaaaaaaaaaatcatgccTATGAAATAGTAGTTCGAAAAGAGAAGGCTGTTGCAGGTAACTAGAACAACATACTAATAAGTGCAATTAAATAAGCTTGTATAATTAAATAGCAATATTTGGTGAGTGATTTTGGACAAATCAAGGTGAGCTTGTGTTTTACACAAACCAAATGATTCTTGAACTAACCTGATGTATAATCTCTAGTATGTTTTTAATATTCGTCTATTGGACAAGCAGAAATTGAGGCTTAAGATTCTCGACACGGAGTATCAGAAAGACAAAAATACATTTGAAATTTGTAGCCTAAAATGAGACTTAGATAAAATGTGGCTATAAGTCATCTCATTGAGAACAAAATGAGAATTTTCATGgtacattattttaaattaaaaaagtggCATTCTTTTAGGAGAAACTAAAAGGGTAAGAATCGGTACATAGTGAATATTATTTTACAGAACTCTATACTACACCACTTGATATCCACGTGCAACACAGTTTCAAAAATATACACATACAAAGCATACACCAAGAAACTAGATGCATATATATAAAGTAGTAAAGCCAGCGTCTTTATGGCACCACAATTGGttgggaagaaaaaaaaacatcagaATCTTGACCATTGTGATTTAAAGTTTGGCAATAGCAGTGGAAGTTAAGACCAATTTAGCATATGCTTTAAACAATTCAAAGATGCACCCAGGCCTGGGTAATTATGGTTGTTAAACCATAAAAAGGATTGTAAGCAGCAATTTTTTTGGAAATGAGGAAGTACAGACAATCACCCCATATAGTGAGAGAACACGTCCTGTGAATCAATATGACAAAAGAAGTTCCAGGGAGTACTATTAAGATCCAACAGATGCCTGATGACAATTTGGATCACGAAAACACTAGATTGCGGAACTTAGCCTAGACGGAAACAGCAGTATCCTGTGGGGGCTAAGAGAAAGAAAATCTGGGTTATACATGATTACTACATACAAAGGTAAAACCTAACCTGGTAAAGCGCCAATATTCTTCCTGCTTCAATATGACCTTCTGTGAGTCTCAACCTTTCCTTGAGACTCGCCGCTTCAGAATCTGTTAAACCACAATTTGAACAATTATTTCTTATCTTTTTCTGTAAGTTACCACTTCTAAGGAAAAAGATTAGTTGTGACTTAAGTAAAAGTTAAATAAGAATGTTCAATTACTCAGCTACTCATTTGATGTCAGTCACAAGCGGTCTGACATTGAAAATACAAAGAAAGAGATATGTGAGACGAGAAACAAACTAGTGTGGAACCAATACGACTATGATAGTATTAAATTACCAGCTATGCCAAGCATTTAACAACAGTTTTTATCCGAACCACAAATTATAAATAGGCAAATGGCAACTTCAACCCCTCCCTAAAAAGAGAGGGCgaaaaaggaaaaggagaatAAGGGGAAAAGTCAATAAGCAatcaaacttcaaaaatttaataaaaatgttgaatCAAACACAAGTAAAAATCAACTAATTTTTGGAATTCTATTCATTTCATGCAAGCCTGTgacatatttttacttatatgacccaaaaaagaaaagcatAGATGAGAATACATGGAATATCcatcattaaatttaaattacatatatCAAGAACTAATTTCAAAGAAATCTTAAGACTAATATTTAATCAACTTTTAGCTCCACACTAGCAGAggagagaagagagagaaagaagagaaggtGGAAGCTTAGCAAAACCGCCACAGGTTGCTAAGATAGTaaatcacaagaagaaaaagcaGGAATTTCTTTGTTCTCaaggttgggggggggggggggggttggtaATGACAGGATTATAGCATTTTGTCAAAGGCTTACCACGTGGAAATGGAAGTTTAGACAAAATGGAGGCCATCGTACTCCACCTATCTGTACCAGAGCAAGCGTATATGCACTGAAGAGCACAATCTACAACCTCAGCCTCATTATGGAAAAGGTTATTATTCTGGGCCTCTCTGCTACCCTCTTCAATTACAACTGAACACATCTCCAATTTATTCTCAGAGGCGATCTCCTTCAGCCATCTGACCAGAAATGACTCAGCTGAGTAATCTGTTTTTTCATCTCTGGAAGGCACAGTCAAAGAGTGAAACCTCTTTTTCATGAATGGAATTGCTTTAGTATGTAGTCTTTTAATAACAGTATCTTCTCTGACCCCAATCAccatcaatttaaatttttcataatcaGGTAAGCTTTCCCATCTAGTAAGACTCATGGAGaaattcatttcttcattctccTCAGAATAGATTAGCTGGTGTAAGTAAgaaatatcctctaggaaaggCTGCAATTGAAAAATGCCTTTGCGACAAGCAAAGTCAATCAAGCACATGGAGTTATCAAGTTGCCCACTTAGGGAATCAATATCTCTGGCTCTCTTTTTGTACCAAGACGAGAGTTCACTTACTGAAGGCCATTGAGACCCCATAAATTGTTTTACAATTGGCTCAGTTCTGATC encodes the following:
- the LOC101256264 gene encoding MAG2-interacting protein 2, yielding MEETAGEILFETRHHASSPYISNYPPNHQQLNQDAKGSYLSRLLSSSGISQLKEKWRKHGHPAKVRRYASLFVSPRGDLVAVASGNQITILQKDGDYQKPCGIFICKSITSFHCGAWSETHDVLGVADDSDTIYLIRANGEEITRISKGHIKSSSPIVGLMVQDDADLKKSCLCTFTIITADGLIHDIEISQDPSASVFSPLASSSGTMLKKFPQDTICLDYQPEMSLFSIVSSAGGLQLTTNGLYSLSLCRKRGNLALEVVVSTQFEGIYSIPKDYVGHITSSKVSISPQGRFVATLDMGGSLNTFKFDEEQRSLSKCSYGEGNELHQGNKQSNKGNILVNGVTDFAWWSDGILAVAERNGNVTMINICTGAKLCKKDETMYSLPLLERVPQLSGKLFLLETKPSIQNNGSTKEIRASNFQLMECDYGDMNNKFDWANFRWSLVSFSERSISEMYDIFISRQEYQAALMFSDQHGLDKDEALKAQWLHCSQGVNEINTLLSNIKDQVFVLSECVGRFGPTEDAVRALLDLGLRITDRYRFSEPEVDDHSKVWDCLVARLKLLQYRDRIETFLGINMGRFSLQEYKKFCSLPIKEAAIALAESDKIGALNLLFKRHPYSLTSSLLDVLAAIPETVPVQTYGQLLPGSSPPPSISLREEDWVECDEMVTFVISRVPESHESYTQIRTEPIVKQFMGSQWPSVSELSSWYKKRARDIDSLSGQLDNSMCLIDFACRKGIFQLQPFLEDISYLHQLIYSEENEEMNFSMSLTRWESLPDYEKFKLMVIGVREDTVIKRLHTKAIPFMKKRFHSLTVPSRDEKTDYSAESFLVRWLKEIASENKLEMCSVVIEEGSREAQNNNLFHNEAEVVDCALQCIYACSGTDRWSTMASILSKLPFPRDSEAASLKERLRLTEGHIEAGRILALYQVPKPISFFQEAYSDEKGVKQIIRLILSKFVRRQPGRSDNDWTNMWLDLQSLQEKAFSFIDLEYVLMEFCRGLLKAGKFSLARNYLKGVGSVSLANDKAENLVIQAAREYFFSASSLSSSEIWKAKECLNILPTSRNVRVEADIIDAVTVKLPNLGVTLLPMQFRQIKDPMEIVRLVVTSQGGAYLNVDEIIELAKLLGLSSYDDISAVQEAIAREAAVVGDLQLAFDLCLVLAKKGHGSVWDLCAALARGPALENMDISSRKQLLGFALSHCDGESIAELLHAWKDLDMQDQCESLMVLTGTEPENALVQDSTMSYKPPCTPDKTDLKECSDQEAQLKQIENVLFQVAKDVQVDGDWTIPSILRENGKLLSFAAVYLPWLLELSQEAEKNKKFKSSLFSGNRYVSLRAQAVMTILSWLARNGFSPKDSLISCVAKSIMESPVSEEEDILGCSFLLNLADAFSGVDIIERNLITRENYNEITSIMNVGMIYSLLHNCGIKCEDPAQRRDLLLTKFQQKHKLICSDEKEQIDQAQSTFWREWKLKLEEQKRNADSSRSLEQILPGVEASRFLSGDMDYRENVVLSFIESMTPEKKQSVKDVLKLANTYSLDCNKVLMHYLRSIFVSDTWSTDDVRNEVSNHREELLACAAETIKCISSSIYPAVDGHDKQRLSLIYGLLSDCYLQQDEQKDPIHPHSIHIARFSKIAEEECFSVSCIEDLNFKNVAGIQVLNLDCFNSEISAHINENNVEALANMVKNLLRDGPVPDGLLSWQHVYKHHVLSLLTKLEAKAEPGVDIQSSESLHCLISEIEQTYNTCCKYLKFVPNPARLDILKRFLAIILPAEGSFKSLPCGSGWQVCLAMLVDTWLRMLNDMHEVAVLENSEERLCLECIMMCLKVFARLVAGEKVSSSQGWATVIDYVGYVLVGDVAAEMFNFFRAMVYAGCGFGAVAVVYDEVMTHFPHEAGSLTDLKKEAASIQNLRYLYLSILKTILQELTDESCEHQCLHCYLSSLSKLDGDLDNLQSVRQAVWERLEEFSENFQLPNHVRVYILELMQLIAATDKSSKRFSSKLQVEVHSWEGWDNTHNVTANCENTATDGISNKIDTSNKFTNTLIALKSTQLVSTISPNIEIRPEDLSTVESTVSCFLGVSKFAESESHVDALLAMLREWEGHFSREEMEKDSGEVSDGGNSWGNDDWDEGWESFQEPNEEEPKKGAKLSVHPLHVCWMEIFRKLLTISQYNKMLKLLDKSVAKPGEVLLDEESAQGLSQIAVEIDCFLALKLMLLLPYEVMQLQCLESVEQKLKQEGISDKIGVDLEFLLLILSSGVISTIITKSSYGTTFSYICFMVGNFSRQCQESQLSSSGCGESAESESISKYYIDLFPRLIFPCFVSELVRSGQQVLAGFLVTKLMHSNPSLSLINIAGACLTKYLERQIQQQHDSNPSFRDGVGSSEPLVNTISSLRDRMQNLIQSSLASLSHDHR